The Quercus lobata isolate SW786 chromosome 9, ValleyOak3.0 Primary Assembly, whole genome shotgun sequence region CATGGTCagttaataaaatttaacatttttttaatattatttttgtactaAACTTTGCATGAAATTCCATTTTGgtcaaaaacttttaaaattggaaaaaacacttttggtccctatattctGGGCCAATTCCTGTCttggtctctattttttagATGCACCTATTTTAGtcccaaaaaattgaaaactatttCTACTTTGGTCTCAATAATAGGAAATTCATACGTGGCAAATGGAGTGACATCTTGTCAAgcttctttattaaaataataattaactaaTCCTACATGTCATAAGCCCCATGCCCAGTCAACTTCCCACCTCAAATTAAGGCTGTGTTTCTTTCATGTAAGTGATTTTCcgaaaaatacttattttctgaaaatgctattttccggaaaggaaaatattttttaagtgtttggttgcatttcagaaaatgttgtgaaaaatattttctggtgtttggttgtatggttgaaaatgctattttcctacaaatttttcacatggCAATTCAACCCACGGCAGCAAACTCTGGCAATCAaaagccacaaccaccaaaacaccaccaccacaccaccacaacaacaacaaaaatcaaaatcacatagagagagagattggtgGGTCGAAGATCGGTGggtcgaaggcgagatcgcgcgGAGGCGAGATCGAAGGTGCGATAGGCGCGGTGCGATCGTCGGACTGGAGCTCGCGAGATCAAGCAGCCCAGTGCAATCGTCGGACTGGAGCTCGCAAGATCGACTGGTGTGTGCGATCAGCGCGGACTCGAGCTCGGGGTTcgcctcttcttcctctctctctctctctctctctctctctctctctccggaattcatttgaagtgaaaataggaacggaaattcatttccgtggtcaaagcgcatttccggaagtgattttcacccaaaacaaacacaccctaagtcCAACGTGACCCAATCATCAACTACCCACACATGTGGGAAGTCAGAAATAAAATCTCAATTCCATTGAACCTTAAATCCCTAATCTTACCGCCCCATTTGAGCTCGTACTCCTCACTCGTtgaattgaaaacccaaaatagTTGAAATAAGAtcccgaaacccaaaaatctGAATCAAAATACTAAACTCGTTTAACTAAGAACCCAAAAtgaaaggaatttttttatttatttgaagtaGCCATCCACTGGATAcgaaaaacccaaatcaaaaggAAGAAATGATTCAAACTCTTAGACCTCGTGTGTTTGAGACATTGATTTGAAGAAGCCATCCACTGGGTCTCCCAATTTAAAAGGTATGTTTTATCTACCACGGGATGGAGGTtaggtggagagagagagagaaagacaaagTCTAGCAAGGAGAgatttttgagaataaaaaaacatttttttagaacTAGCGAGGAAGACTATCTCGCTACAAGTGGTGATCACTATTGATcgctaaaattttttagttagTTTATTGGGTCTGAtgtgtgggttttttttgggggggttttAGTGATATTTTTAACCTTTGACCAGTTTGTTGAGATTGATGTAAGTGCTGTAATAGGTTATCCAAATATCCTATGATGCAGGAGACAATTCTTCCAACCGAAGAGGAGATCATACaagatttgaaggaaaaaaaaaaaaaaaaaaaaaaaacaaagaagaaaagggaaggcaagcaagaagaaaaagagagcacTCTCACTTACAGTTGTGATTGGTCAAATTACAAAGCAAAGAGGCCCAAAAAGCTATGGAATTAAATAGCTTTAGTAACGGTCTTCCCTAGGCATGGAATTAGCGAATGAAGAACACTCTTCCTCCCACCTTCCATCAAACAAGTTTGCTATACAGGCTACTCATTTTTCACCTTGAAACATAAttacccaccaaaaaaaaaaaaattgcattgcTAATTAGCACATGACACTAAGAGCCTTGTGGCTCAGTGATACTGCCCAATTCTTTATATTAGGAGCATTTGAATCCCCCTTCCCCATTTGTTGTAAgcaagggggaaaaaaaaaagcaccacatttgaaattgtaacacaaaattattacaAACAGACTTCAAACAGCATGCTATTTCTTTTCCCAAGATTAGTGAGGATTGAAAGCAAATGCCAAGAGCTTCAAAAATATTGGACACTGCCATAACAAAGCTCTATTTATTTCCATAACTTCACAGAGTTGTCATGACTTGCAGAGGCAACCATTCCAGTGACAGGTGATTGTGCCAAAGCAGAAATTATATTCTCATGTGCTGCAATTGTCACGCTTTTATTCTCAGCCATGTTCCATAACTCCAAAGACTGCAGCCCATGAtttaaaaaacaacaattaGCAATAAGTCAGCTCATTAAAATTAACCTTTACAAGACCATAATTTTGAAAGCTAAATTCTATATGCTATGTATGTATCGACACAACTAGAAGGCTAAAATAATGTTCCATTGTAAAAACAAGCAAACAAGAAGGCTAACACAACGTTTGAATTCCCACTAACATGAGGTCCGTTACAAAATCCATCCTTCAGAGTGGAGTAATTACAGACTAGAAGTAAGCTTGCAAGTGACaattaatggcctgtttggaagtttagagaagGAGGAGGGGAAATTCTTAGGTGGTCCGGGACTACAAGGTTGGCAAGCTGACCTTGTAGTCCCAACCAATAAACATAAGACAGCTCATTGAAAATTGATAAGGTAAGCTTATCTGCCATGTCATTGCACTCCATTAACGGCCCTTTAATTCCGTCAATTCTGTGAGACACGTTCAAATgatcaaattcaaatttgagaTGTAAATGGGCGGGTTTTTGCATCTgaaaacttttcaaatttgCTTTATGGAAtatcacaaattcacaataCGTTTTTCGCTACCTTGGAATCATTTTCCCCAAACGCCAAACAAAATGTATTTCTCTCAAAATTGCCATCGTCGTCTCCAACTTCCCACTCGGCAACGATGGTAACCTCGGCACTGCCCGCTCATCGCTGCATGCTTCCTTCCAGTTTCCTCTCTGTAATCTGTGGCCTCCTCATCCTGGCTGGACGATTGCTTTGATTGGCAATCCAAAAACCTGTTCCTCCAACAAATGATAATAATGCTTGATCCAAGATTCAAGCAATCACAAATGTTTCAAGCAATGAATGGGGTGAGTCTACTTTCCCTTTCTTTTGGTATGATGAATTTCTCCGATTTTCTTGGCCCATGAAATTTTCTGACATGGGTGacttgatgatttttttttctttttgtttgctttgaTAACCATGTTGATCTCTTTGATGACTATGGTTAAGTCTTTGATGGAATGTGTATGTTGAATGACATTTGTCTTGGGTATTTAGAAATTCATGGCCGCTTGATATCACAACTTATGTATATTCCTCCTGTACTCaatgtgtttgataaaatgctccAAGGAAAAGACTTGGTCATCTTTAAAGAATTTGGCTATAGACCTTTCATGAAACTTATTTATTCGCTTGAGAGAAGCTCAGTTAAATCATTAAGACTCATTCTTGGACATGTTATCATGTGAACTCTCGGGCATTGTGTATGAAATCTCATTCATTTGCgtttgttttttggtttcttgcaaaattttgattttcccACAATGTTTCCTTGGCATACATACATGGGCAGTGGTTTAAGACATATTTTCAATTGGGGAccatttttgtaaactaataagAAAATGATTTATTACTGACATGATTTCCAACACTTGTGtaacttttttcttaattcaatTTTACTTTGTGCTCTAGttggttgctgagaaattgAGGGAATTTAAAAGAATCCAATCCTGTGGCTATTAATGAGGTGTCATTGAATACCTAGCTATTCGGATATTGGCTTTTATGCATTGTATGAAGTTCCAGTTATCCTTTCCATGAACAAAATCATTAGTGTTATAATTTTATTGCCTGTTTTACtattgatttttataattttattaaatagagTTAGATTGACAAGCCTTTATTGTTAGCTAACTTGTGTGCATTTTAATGATGGATACTTGTGTAGTTGTGTGCAATGGTGGATACAGGATAGAGGTTACCTTGAAGTTGTTAGACAGTAGATTTTAATTGATGAACATTAACATAATGATTTTGTGTTATGATTTAGACAAACTTGGAAGACGCTTGGAGAGAGGGAATCTCAATATGCCAAggatgaagatgaggatgagtAAAAGAGCAAGGATGAGGATCAGCAAATTGAACTTGAAGGAGCTGTCATTATCAGCTTTGGATGAGATGGATAAGTGATGAAGTTCAAGATTGAAGGCTGGTTGGGCTCAGTCAGTAGGATTTGTTAGTTGGAGATAGAAATTCATAACTTATTTCCTAAACTTTTGGATTTGTAGAGGATACAATTAGATTGTTTGCTAGTTAGTTGTTAGCAAGTTTATGTTATTAGTTGAGTGCTTATCATCAGTTGAATTGCACATTGCCGTGCACTGTATGCCATTTGATGGGAAATGAATTAAAAATGTTTATTTGGTGCtgctttttttcaattttgtgaaATCCGGTGTAGGAGCTGTCTCTAAAGGTACCTAAACTTGCACTGCAATGGCAATGGCATTGTTGAGTGGTTGCAATTGCAGTTTATATGGATATTGATTAACTAGgctttttaaaaatctaaaatcagTCCTTATGATACTGATAGCCAATGCTTGTGATACTTTCTTGGCTTTTGCTTGGTCTAGGAATTCATAAATCATGAATTTTCTTTGAGCAATCTACCATAATGTCAAATACATTCTGCAAGAGGACATACATCTTGTAAATGTCAACTTGACAATATCCTagagcaaataataaaataaatacaagaacaaaaacaaactaTAATAACTCAATTTGAAAAAACTACCTAAAAAGGAATTTATTGGCTAAATTCTAATACCAAAAGACTACCAACAACTCTCTTGGATAACTAACACTCATGCTTATTGACCTTGCTAGTCATCTGTCCATTCTGTTGTTGCTGCAAGATATTTACGCTATTCATACTAAAATTGATGTTGTTTATCCTCATCATTCTTAGCTAGCCTAGAGTGCCTTGTTGAATGCCAATTAGGCTTGTTTGAATCATAACAGAAGCGAGCCACTTAGTCCAACAATTGCACTTAATAGATTGAGAGGGTATAGTGCAGTAGCTGCAACCATGTTGAAGCCTCCAACATCAAGTCtatcaaaatcacaaaacaaagagaaattgcACTTCACAAAGTTAAATAACCAGGGTAGTATTATGACATCAAATGGGTTTGCAAATTAATCCATTGTGTTCCTCATAGCATTAGAGAGTAAAAATTAGTCTCTAAGAAGATCTATAGAATAAAACGCAATCAAAACTAAAATGACAAAGAAAAGtgaaatattgtaattttttttacatgatataggacaaaaaaaaaaaattcataaaattatttcagtttgagaaataaattattcaatgcACCGGAattcacagttttttttttttaaatgtaccaCATAAACATGGATACAAAGCCATAACCAGTTTAGACAAACCAAAACTCTATGAAGCATTTTAACAAACACTTTCtatgccaccaaaaaaaaaaaaaaaaaaactgtggaAGATTGATGCTTTGCCTAAATCTAGCACTTTTGATCCCAACCATTTCCAAAAGATTTCTGATCGGATCAAATCCAACAAAGactaaaactttatatatatatatatatatatatatatatatatataggaagcAAAAGCTAAAACTATTCCTTATATTTAATAATCGATAAGGTTAAATTATAAATCAAATCTGAAACCCATTTTCATGTTACAGAACCTAAGACTCCAACAAAGTGCCACTAAAGGAACACGATTAAAGCTTGACCCATTtaatattaaacaaaagaaaCCCAACAAGAACTTAACCCAGATAATACTGagctaagaagaaaaaaaaaaaaaaaaaactaaaagacttcaaatttatcaagtaaaataactaaaagatttATCACCTGGGTGGCTCACATTCAAGGtcaaaaaccaaaattcatATGATGACAATGGCAGTGAGATAGCCGAATGGGCAGGgacaaatgaaatagaaaaaaaagctGAAGTGTTGTCTTGTGaaatcttcaaaaaataaaaactaatgaGATAGCTAGCCGTAGTGATGACTGATGATGATGAACAGGGAGCTCCATATctcagaggaagagagaaacaGGAAACGCGAAAGAGAGAGAATTcgcaaaaataatgaaatttgaaaGCTTTTACTTTGTGAAAGCTCTCGCCTACCCGCCAATTCAATTCccaaatgaaatttgaaatttgaacagAGGACTGGTTAACGGAAAGGTTAACGATGTTAAAATTGGTGGATTTGTTGAAATGACGTGGCATGTAAATTGACATCATACATTTTTAGTTACATGTCTTCTCTCTATTGGCTGGGACTACAAGGTCAACTTGCTGACCTTGTAGTCCAGGACCATCTAAGAATTTCTTGGGAGGAGAGTAGTaaggaggagagtagaggggaaccattcccctctaccttgtttggatgtttttaaaatttgtaaggGGGAAGGGAATAATTAACTCTTCCTCTTGTTTTGGATGTTTTAACAATTAGGATGaagaggagaggaaatgatttaaatagacaaatttacccctatttaaaaatgaacttgcaacattggtttatgattaatttatcaGTTTTGTAAAGTCTTGAACTTGATTATTATTCGTCCAATCTTAGAATAtgttagtgaatttttttttttttgggggagaagcataaataaaattttaaaaaataaaacaaaataaagtatatacctaaaaactaaaaaaaagagtaaaaatccaattaaatataattaaacttAGGAGCACCACTACGAGTCCAAGGCCGATGCCAGAGACTCCAAGACTTACCCTCAGCAAGCTGGTACTATTCGCAAGAATGGCTACATCGTCATCAAGAATTGTCCTTGCAAGGTTCAATCTTTTTTGCTCTGTTTCTaagataaaatctatttttgatcCGAATAGTGTGATTTCATTTcgatcctctctttctctcactctgATTCTCTTTCTCAGATTAGATgtgggtttttgtttggtttgaatttttgttgtgggTCTCTCAAATCGGCGTGGATTGGAGATCAAAATCGGCAGCAGGGACTGAAGATCGGCGGCGATGGCATGGTGGTTTGGAGCGGCAGCAATGGtggattctctctctttctctcattcctatcctctctttctctcactccgattctctctctcaaattggatgtgggttttggttttgctttgaattttttgcagGTTCAATCCGAATcgttttgcttcttttttctttttcttttttcgttttgATTTTGTTGGTAGGGTTTCAATTTCTAATGGAATTTGTATTTCATTGCGAGCTTGAATTTTTCTTGTTGGGTTGCCTTATTTGCAAAGTCAGTAACAAAGGTAAATAGTGagattcaaaaatttttttctcatattttctcgggaaacaaacaaaatttattatataatctgtttgtatttttgttaatttaaaaatgttaaattagggaattcatttggttaataatttatctactctactcttttttcaaatctctccaatttaggagaattaaaaatgaggggttagaagtagttgaaacccctccaaatcccttCCCCTTCTTCCTtaaaaaaacttccaaataaggtaattgaattactctcccttcctttactctactccccctccttttttaaactcCTAAACAGGCCATaagtgtgtttgtgtgtgtgttctaGATAAACTATGATAGGACAATGCCTCATCAAATTTCAACTATAAAGAAACTTTAGTAGTAAGAGTGTCACATCAGGCTGGCTTAGGTCTTAATTTTACGCCCCacccaaccccaaaaaaaaaaaaaaaaaagaaaaaaaaaaattgaaaacaagtcATCACCAAAGACTCGAAACCCAAAAGTTCATCTAATCATCTTTAGGgatataaactaaaaatttaagtAGCATCCAACACAAACTATACAATACATATTTCCACCAAATAATTCAACTGACTCCCCCATGGCCAATGCAATTCATAGTAATGGTGATGTGTTTGGTGACAAAACCCACAAGTTTCTTTACCTAAAATTTTCCGATGTTAGGTAAAGACTATGAGGGGAACTACAGTACGGCTGGATGAGCCACATGACCCAAAGGCTGTCGTCGACTttgctagtatatattaatattatactGTGGTTAGTTTAGTCCGTTGCTCTAGAGCCTTCCGAAAGACTTATTCTGTTTCTGGCTGAGGTCATCCTTCAGCTCAGCCATTGCTGAGATCATCAATGAGCTATGGCCTGGATTTGACATTCCAGCACAGCACAGCACTTACCACAACTGCTTGGCGAAAAAGGGAACATTTGACACTTTCAATTTTACCACGTTCTATATATGTTAGCATCAAGATACAAACTAATGGACGAATtcaagttgggtttttttttcctcttaaaattaaatataaaaatcatgcATAGGCTCTATAAAAGGGCATCAGACCCAGAAGGTAGAGACAAGCCTTTGAAATTTCAATCTCATTACAAACTCTGTAAGTAAACTGCAGGAACAAAGAGTGTTATTATGGCTGAAGAAGTATTGCTGTTTAGTACGTGGCCAAGCATTTATGGCCGCAGAGTAGAGATGGCTTTGAAGCTGAAAGGAATAGAGTACAAATACATTGAAGAAGATCTAACTAACAAGAGCCCTTCCCTCCTCAAATACAACCCAGTTCACAAAAAGATTCCCGTGCTTGTACACAATGGAAAGCCTGTGGCCGAGTCACTTGTTATTCTTGAATACATTGATGAGACTTGGAAAAATCATCCCATCTTGCCCAAACATCCTTATGAGAGAGCCAATACACGATTCTGGGCTAAGTTCATAGACGAAAAGGTAAAGCTTCtttcaattgtaaatttgtaatgtaataataataaacaaacaatgtattttctatattggactaaaattgtatttgcgccaatatatatatatatatatatatatatatttttttttttttgtggttgcTTTAATACTCCTCTCATGTGGACCTAAGAggtgagttttttattttattttattttatatagaaGGAATGGTGTAGACAGAGTTCAATCTAATCTCATGACTATTTGATTTGCATTGTTACTGTGATATATTACCAATTAttctaaaaagtttaaattattaaaaaatgattaatttaattatttagtcACTTTTCTAATAACGCACCCAAAGGCTTTAATGATAAGCCATGTATTGACTGATTATCtattaaaatttgagttttctctctctgttttttagTGCTTGCCTGCAATACTTAAAGCTTGCTGGGGTGAAGATCGGAAAGAGCGCGAGAAGGCTGTGGAAGAGTTATCTAAGCTTCTacaatttctagaaaatgagctcaagggaaagaggttttttggtGGAGAGACTATTGGACTGCTAGACATTGCTGCTAACATGATAGGCTACTGGCTTGGAATTTTTGAAGAAGCTTCAGGGGTATCAGAGTTGTTGACAAGGGAGAAATTTCCCAAACTTTTCATTTGGGCTAATGAGTTTGTGAGTGTAAGTGCCATCAAGGAAAGTCTACCTCCTAGAGACAAACATGTTGCCTATATGCGAAAACGCTTTGGGATGGTTAATGCTTCCAAATAGATGAACTTATACTCACCACTCACAATTGGTGCATTATTACTGCATAATAATTGACCACTTTGTCATCAATTGGCTTCTTATGTACTTTGTAATTTCTTGTGATTTGTCTGCAGACTGTAGTAGAGAGAGTTTGTTTGAGCCCTGTACTTGCTTACCCTGTTGCAGTTTTTCTATGAAGTTTTCTCCACTCTTGGTTGTTCtgtcaataaaaattattaaaaagaagtaCTATTAACTAGTCTTCAACAATCAACATCGCATATTGAACTTTTCCCTAGCATCAATATttcatcagtttttttttttttttttttttttttggggtaaaaagGATTCTGCATTAAAAAGAACTAAACAACCAAGGTATTTACAGGGCCACGCCTGCTTAAGTACAAACCAGATAAATCAAAGGCGAATTTTCATATGTTtacatttgtttaaaaataaaaataaaaatacaactatagttagaaaaaaatgtttaaagaagTTACGGCTaaccaaatatataaaattaatcaatataCCTAGACTCTTAATACAAGAACATATTAACTAGTTTAAACATCCTTAGAGCATCACCAtcaggtgtgtcaaatgccaaatatttggcatttgacacatcaaacaccaaaaaaccccTCTCATAAGGTGTTTCAAATCTCATAATTTTTACCCCATGTGAACAGTACCATTCCATCTTTGGAATGATACggataaaaaatgctaaaaaaaatagtttttaactttctctctcatcatttttaactttctctcttctctttctttctttttctttttcttctttctttctccgcCACTCCATCTCTgtcactctcttttcctcttttcttcttctttctccaaAAGCTtcacctctctttttttcttttcttttttctctcttttgttttccttttttctatcactttttctacgcctctctatttctcttttttttcttctttttttcggTTGTGGGTTTCATGTGATTATGGGTGGTGGTGgagttattttttgggttgttgtggattttttttttttaaggtggtgttggtggatgtgggtttgtgtcgGTGGTGGCTGTCAGTGTTGTTGCGacagtggtggttgtgggtttgtttgatttgggatgggttttgaggtttgtgaatgtggtgggttgttgtggatttttttttttttttttttttttttttttttttagttggtgttggtggatgtgggtttgtgccgaTGGTGGCTGTCAGTGTTGTTGCGGCAATGGTGGTTGtgcgttgttgttgttgttgttgttgttgatgatgatgatgatgatgatggaaggagttaatatattattttaatgtgttgtaaatattattttaatgtataaaattgaagaataaacaTCTAATGAATGAGATATTGGAAAATgatgtgataaaataataaagtaggtttttcgtgtgtcaaaatgacattttttatgaaagaCCTGATGGTGATGCTCTAACTCTAGTCTCATTAAGAAAACTTACTCGTAAATATGTAATCAGAATTATACATTAATTAATAAAGAAGCCACCATCAAGAGCTTTATAGTTTAATGGTTTACTTAATTATTCTAATAAAGATAATTTGGGTTCAAAtcctctctcttatttttttgtaaggaaaaaaaaaataaaaacaaaataaaacaaaatatccACCGATGACTTAGCATCACTAATGCATGGCATGAATAGATTCACAATATCATAGACTAGTTACCaatgtcccttttttttttttaagtaatgaaagcttaaaattaaatatatatatcatattacaGTTAATTGAGCATAAAGTAAAATACTAAGAGAGAAATAGAGGATTTCTAATTCACACATTACTTTGAAAGACTTAACAAAAAACTTGTAACTATCGTAAGAGAGAAATAGAGGATTTCTAATTCATACGGTACTTTGAAAGACTTATGAAAAACTTTGGCTTTGGCTTCACCGGAGTCCCAATTTTGTAATTAGTGGTGCTAAAATGGCAATATgactttttagcaccaccaataatAATGTTCTAAGTTGTAGCATCACTCCATTAAAAATTCCCTAATAAATCTGTCCCTAAAAATTAAGCCAACTTCCTACCTCAAATTAAGTCCAACATGACCCCCAATCATCAACTACCCACACATATGGGAGGTCAGAAATAAAATCCCAATTCTATTGAACCTTAAATCCCTAATCTCACCATCCCATTTGAGCTCGTACTCCTCACTACCAAAATTGTTGAATGGAAAACCCAAAATCGTTGAAATAAGATCCCGAAACCCCAAAATCTGAATCGAAATACTAAACTTGTTTAACTAGGAAcccaaaatgaaagaaatttttgttttactgTGGCCATCCACTGGATACGAAATACACAAATCAAATGGAAGAAATGATTCAAACTCTTGGACCTCGTGTGTTTGATACATTGATTTGAAGAAGACATCTACTGGGACTCCCAATTTAAAGGGTATGTTATATCTACCACGGGATGGAGGTtaggtggagagagagagagagagagagagttttgagaataaaaaaacatttttttagaacTAGCAAGGAAGACTATCTCACTACAAGTGGTGATCGCTGTTGattggtaaaaaattttagttagttTATTGAGTCTGatgtgttgaatttttttttttttttggtgggctTTTAGCTATATTTTTAACCTAAGACCAGTTTGTTGAGAttgatatgaatgctctaacGGGTTATCCAAATATCCAATGATGCAGGAGACAATTTCCAACGAAGAGGAGATCACACAAGAtttgaaggagaaaaaaaaaaacaaagaagaaaagggaAGGCAAGCAGGACGAAAAAGAGAGCACTCTCACTTACAGTTGTGATTGGTCAAATTACAAAGCAAAGAGGCCCAAAAAGCTATGGAATTGAATAGATTTAGTAACAGTCTTCCCTAGGCATGGAATTAGCAAATGAAGAACACACTCTTCCTCCCACCTTCCATCAAACAAGTTTGCTATACAGGCTAATCATTTTTCACCTTGAAACATAAttacccaccaaaaaaaaaaaaaaaaaattgcattgcTAATTAGCACATGACACTAAGAGCCTTGTGGCTCAGTGATACTGCCCAATTCTTTATATTAGGAGCATTTGAATCCCCCTTCCCCATTTGTTGTAagcaaggggaaaaaaaaagcaccacatttgaaattgtaacacaaaattattacaAACAGACTCCAAACAGCATGCTATTTCTTTTCCCAAGATTAGTGAGGATTGAAAGCAAATGCCAAGAGCTTCAAAAATATTGGACACTGCCATAACAGAGCTCTATTTATTTCCATAACTTCACAGAGTTGTCATGACTTGCAGAGGCAACCATTCCAGTGACAGGTGATTGTGCCAAAGCAGAAATTATATTCTCATGTGCTGCAATTGTCATGCTTTTATTCTCAGCCATGTTCCATAAATCCAAAGACTGCAGCCCATGAtttaaaaaacaacaattaGCAATA contains the following coding sequences:
- the LOC115959485 gene encoding glutathione S-transferase U8-like, which encodes MAEEVLLFSTWPSIYGRRVEMALKLKGIEYKYIEEDLTNKSPSLLKYNPVHKKIPVLVHNGKPVAESLVILEYIDETWKNHPILPKHPYERANTRFWAKFIDEKCLPAILKACWGEDRKEREKAVEELSKLLQFLENELKGKRFFGGETIGLLDIAANMIGYWLGIFEEASGVSELLTREKFPKLFIWANEFVSVSAIKESLPPRDKHVAYMRKRFGMVNASK